The Umboniibacter marinipuniceus genomic sequence CGCACTTAGCGCTGAAGGCGCTAATGATGCTTCTCGACAGTTCCAATTCCCTTGGGTTAGCTTAACCTTGTTCACCAAGAGAAACGTCCAAGAGCACATCGAAACATAAAGTTAGTTTGCACTAACTTCGCCCTCAAACAGCAAACCTTAAAGAGTGTGATTTTGATCACATTGCGCTAGCAGCTCAGTTGGAAAAATCAAGCAAAAAAATACACTTTATTTTCAGCATTTTGATTGACCTTAAGCATCCGCAGTAGCACTATATCTAGTAATGAATTCTCAGAGATACACCACATGTGGTGGTTGCGAATCATACAGACACTACTGTCGTTTCACCCAGAATCGCTGGAAAACATTGACTTACAGGCCGTTTTAGCACCGCCCGGATCAATGCAAATTTCACCAGTTTCACGGAAGAAGCAACAGGACAACTCAGCGCTAATTTATAACAACTAAAAATGACTGAGTACCCAAGAATTTGCAGTTATTTGCAGTAGACAATTGAACAGACAAGGAGACAACGAAGTGAACCAGGCGACGTTGCTAATTACCAAACGAAGCGGCCGTACCGAGCCCATCGATTTAGAAAAAATCCACCGAGTCCTTAACTGGGCTGCCAATGGGCTCAACGGTATTTCGGTCTCGCAGGTTGAGTTAAATGCTCAGCTGCAGTTCTACAATGGCATCACTACCAGTGAGATCCACGAGACGCTTATTAAATCTGCGGCAGATCTCATCTCGGCCGAAATTCCTGATTATCAGTATTTCGCGGCACGTTTGAATATCTTCCACCTGCGTAAGAAGGCCTACAATCAGTTTGAGCCTCCGCACCTGCGCTGCCAGGTAAAGCGATTGGTTGATATGAACCGCTACGACAAGCACTTGCTTGAAGATTACAGCTATGATGATTACGAGCAAATGAATAGCTGGATTGATCATAGTCGCGACCTTAATTTTGCCTATGCTGCGGTGAAACAGCTCGAAGGCAAGTACCTGGTTCAAGATCGCGTCAGTGGTGAATACTTCGAAAGCCCACAGTTCCTCTATATGTTGGTAGGTGCAGCACTCTTTGCTAAATACCCTGAAGATACACGTTTAGACTTCGTCCGCCGATTCTATGATGCGGCGTCGCTGTTCAAACTGTCACTTCCAACGCCTATTATGTCAGGCGTTCGTACTCCAACTCGTCAATTCAGTAGCTGTGTATTGATTGAGACAGACGATTCGCTAGATTCAATCAATGCTTCAGCCACGGCAATTGTTCGCTACGTCAGCCAACGAGCTGGCATCGGCATCAATGCCGGTCGCATTCGTGCAATTGGCAGTAAGATCCGTAGTGGTGAAGCCTTCCACACTGGCTGCGTCCCGTTCTACAAGTACTTCCAAGCGGCAGTTAAGTCCTGCTCTCAGGGCGGTGTTCGTGGTGGTGCGGCAACATTATTCTACCCGCTCTGGCATCTAGAAGTTGAAGATCTGCTGGTATTGAAGAATAACCGCGGTGTTGAAGAAAACCGTGTTCGACACCTAGATTACGGTGTGCAGCTGAACAAAACCATGTATCAGCGCCTTATTAAGAACGGCAACATCACACTCTTCAGCCCTGATGAAGTACCTGATTTATATGATGCCTTCTTTAGTGATCAAGATGAGTTTGAGCGCCTCTACACCACGTACGAACAGGCACAAAACATCCGCAAGAAAACAGTTAAAGCGGTTGACCTCTTTGCTACGCTAATGCAAGAACGTGCGTCAACAGGCCGGATTTATATCCAGAATATTGACCACTGCAACACTCACAGCCCGTTCAATGCTTACAAGGCGCCTATTCGCCAGTCTAACCTGTGCCTAGAAATTGCTCTGCCAACTAAGCCACTTAATGATATTAATGATCCCGAAGGTGAGATTGCGCTATGTACCCTAGCCGCCTTCAACTTGGGCGAAATTGATGACCTTCACGAACTCGACGAGCTTGCTGAGTTAATTGTTCGTGCACTCGATAGCTTACTTGATTACCAAAACTACCCGGTTAAAGCAGCGGAAAACTCAAGC encodes the following:
- the nrdA gene encoding class 1a ribonucleoside-diphosphate reductase subunit alpha — encoded protein: MNQATLLITKRSGRTEPIDLEKIHRVLNWAANGLNGISVSQVELNAQLQFYNGITTSEIHETLIKSAADLISAEIPDYQYFAARLNIFHLRKKAYNQFEPPHLRCQVKRLVDMNRYDKHLLEDYSYDDYEQMNSWIDHSRDLNFAYAAVKQLEGKYLVQDRVSGEYFESPQFLYMLVGAALFAKYPEDTRLDFVRRFYDAASLFKLSLPTPIMSGVRTPTRQFSSCVLIETDDSLDSINASATAIVRYVSQRAGIGINAGRIRAIGSKIRSGEAFHTGCVPFYKYFQAAVKSCSQGGVRGGAATLFYPLWHLEVEDLLVLKNNRGVEENRVRHLDYGVQLNKTMYQRLIKNGNITLFSPDEVPDLYDAFFSDQDEFERLYTTYEQAQNIRKKTVKAVDLFATLMQERASTGRIYIQNIDHCNTHSPFNAYKAPIRQSNLCLEIALPTKPLNDINDPEGEIALCTLAAFNLGEIDDLHELDELAELIVRALDSLLDYQNYPVKAAENSSLRRRTLGIGVINYAYYLAKNNARYSDGSGLGLTHRTFEAIQYYLLKASNTLAKEFGACEAFGDTTYSEGIMPIDSHKAEVDKYCGEPLFLDWDSLRSEIVEHGLRNSTLSALMPSETSSQISNATNGIEPPRGLVSVKSSKDGVLKQVLPELHRLKDQYELLWQIPNNTGYLQLVGVMQKFVDQAISANTNYDPSKYKDSKVPMQQLFGDLLLAYKNGLKTLYYHNTRDGAEEKYQDTAEVHIAEEEGCEGGACKI